TACAGGACAAAAACTTATTGTCAGTCAGCCAGATTTGAGCAATGAAGATAAAGTATATAATGGAAGTTTGGTTACTGAAAAACCAGAAAAAAATAATACATCTTCTGAAAAGAAAGTAGTAGTAAAACAAAATACAGATGGTAACTTTGTTACCTTTATAGATTCTTCTGGTGTGCTTTTACCAACCCCTCAAGAAGATTTCCGTCCTGTTCAACCCACTATTTTAGATATAAAAAATGCAGATTATCATATCGTTGAAAAAGATGAAACACTTTGGTCTATTGCAAGAAAATACAACTTGAGTCCGAAAAAACTAATTCTTTGGAATGGATTTGTTACTGGAGATAATATTGATGTGGGAGATAAAATTGTCTTGAAAGAAAGCCTAGCACTTCCAGAAGGCTCAAGAAAAGAAGTAGAACAAAATTCTGGTTCATCTTCTACCAACAATACAAATACAGAAGGAAATACACAGTTTAAAGACCCAACACTCATAGACCCAGCTATTAGTAATGGTGTAGCTGATAGTGATAATTCTAGCCAAAGCAAAACAGATGCTTCAACTCTTAGTAGAGAAGATATTATTCAAGCAGGAGGAAATCCTGATAATGTTGGAAAAGAAGGTTATGATGAAATAGGAGTTCCCATTGCTGGCTATGATTTTTCTAACAACAAAGGTAACAAAGTAGATACAATGAAGACAAAAGTTGTAGAAACAGAAACCAAAGCAGAAATCTATGTCGTCAAGCCACAAGATGTATTGGGAAGAATTGCTCAAAAATACAGTACAACAACAAAGGAGCTACTGGAGTGGAATCCTAAACTACCAAAAACAGGAGCAATTAGGGTAGGAGATACACTTTTTGTATCTCCACCAAAGACAACACAAACTGTTACAGAAGAAACAAGTACACAACAGACAGCTACTGTCTATCCAGTAGAATACTATGGAGCAGGTTTTCATGCCGTACAGCCAAATGAAAACATCTATACCTTAGGAGACAAATACGGAATTCCAATAGCTCGCCTTATAGAATGGAATAACTTAGACAAAAACACAATAGACCTTCCTGTGGGAATGAAAATGATTGTCAATGAAGGTGTTTTGAAAATGGGAAGTGGTGGTAGCACTGCTCAAAATAGTGAAACTCAACAAACTGAAACAGTACAAATGAGCTATGTACATCACGTAGTAGAGAAGGGCGAAACACTTTTTTCCATTGCTAGAAAATACAACCTTTCTACAGCTCAAGTCAGAGAGTGGAACAATCGCCAAGGAGATTTGGTCTATGAAGGAGAAAAACTCATTGTAGGAATAAAATAAACTTTTTAAATTCTTTATAAAAAAAGCCTTCAAAAAATGAAGGCTTTTTTATGTGTTACTCTTGTTGTAACCAATGAAACTTTCCATCTTTCCAAAAGATAAAACCTCCTCCACAAGATTCAAGAGCGTGGACATAAATTGCATCATACTCTAACTTAACTCTTTCTTTTTTAGGCACTTCTTCAAAAGCTCTAAAACCGTCTTCATAATTTGACCAAAGAGTTTCTTGACTTTCCACTTTTAAAAATTCGCCTACCCAATTGTAGCTTTTCATATCAAAAGATGTATTCTTATTTTCTAAGAATATCACTTCAGAGGTATTATTTTCTTTGTGGTTTAAAAAAGCAATTCGTTTATTTTTTTCTAAATCTTCTAGTAACAAAACTCTATCTGAAATACCGTCGCCGAAAAAGTCTCCTTGCAAACAAAAAACGCTGTTCTGAACATTTATTTTGTATTTTTCTATATCTATTTCATTCTTCATTTGCTCTGTTAGTAAACTCACAAAATCACTTTCCTTCTTCAAAAAACCACTAAACACATATCCTTTGATTATACGTGAAGGCAGGCTTATCGATGCATTGGAAACTGGGGTTACCTCTACCCAAGTCCACACGCCATTTATTGTCTTCCCTGTTTCCATGATAGAATATGACTTATCTGTATTTTTTATCTTCTTTATACGTGTACCAAACTCAAACTTGCCTATTACTCTTGCAGAGTCGCTTGGAAATTTTCGAATTAACAAACCATTTGGAGCAGAAACAAAATAGTCTTGACTGGCAAAACAGAAATTTAAAGCAAAAAAAGACAAGATAAAAAAGAAAATAGTTTTCATTATGAAATAAAAGTAAATTTGAAATTTGATTTTAAAAAAATTGTAGAATACTGTCCAAAAAATTTGTATTTTTGAAACTTATTTTCAAAATAAGACTTTTTCAACTATCTATCAAAATATAAACTAGAGACTTTAAGAGTTTCTAAAAACCTTGAGTTTTAAAGGAAAAATATGCAACCATTACTTAGCGAACAAGAAATTCTGCGCCGTCAGAAAAGAGAACAACTCATTCAATTAGGAATAGAGCCTTATCCTGCTGCACTTTATGACTACACTCATACAGCCAAACAGATAAAAGACACTTTTCCAGAAGACAAACCAGAAGGAGAAGAAAACTTTGATGACTATAAAGAAATTTCTATTGCAGGTCGCTTAATGACACACCGTGTACAAGGTTCGGCAGCATTTGCAGATATTGAAGATAGTACAGGACGTTTGCAAGTATATTTTCGTAGAGATGATATTTGTCCAGATGAAGACAAGACTATGTATAATACAGTCTTCAAAAAACTTTTAGATATTGGAGATATTATTGGTGTAAAAGGATATATTTTTCGCACAAATGTAGGCGAAATTACACTCCACGCTACTGAATTTACCGTCTTGACAAAATCTCTTCATCCATTGCCTGTTGTAAGACGAGTAGAAAATGAAGATGGTACTGTTAAAACATACGATGCTTTTACAAATCCAGAACAGCGTTATCGTCAGCGTTATGTAGATATGATTGTAAATCCAGAAGTAAGAGACGTTTTCAAAAAACGTTCTCAACTTATGGGCGTAATGCGTGAATATCTGAATGATAAAGGATATTTGGAAGTAGAAACACCAATTTTACAGCCTATTTATGGTGGGGCAGCAGCTCGTCCGTTCAAAACACATCACAATACGCTAGATATGACACTTTATTTGCGTATTGCCAATGAGCTATACCTTAAAAGATTAATTGTAGGTGGTTATGACGGAGTATATGAGTTTGCAAAAGACTTCAGAAATGAAGGAATGAGCCGTTTTCATAATCCAGAATTTACTCAAATTGAACTCTATGTAGCGTACAAAGACTATGAGTGGATGATGAATTTGGTAGAAGAAATGGTAGAAAAAGTTGCTCTCAAACTTCACAATTCAACAGAAGTACAAGTAGGAGAAAATAAAATCAATTTTGCTCGTCCGTGGAAACGCTACACGATGTATGAAGCTATCGAACACTTCACTGGTGTTGATATTTCTGAAATGAATGAAGAGGAAATGCGTAAGGCTGCCCTTCAACTTGGTGTTGAGATAGACGACACGATGGGAAGAGGAAAACTTATCGACGAGATTTTTGGAGAGCATTGTGAGCCAAAACTTATCCAACCAACATTTATTACAGATTATCCTGTAGAAATGTCGCCACTTGCTAAAAAGCATAGAGACAAAGAAGGTTTGGTAGAGCGTTTTGAGGCAATTTGTAATGGAAAAGAAATTTGTAATGCCTTCTCTGAACTCAACGACCCTATCGACCAAAGAAAACGTTTTGAAGAACAGTTAGAACTTGGCAAGCGTGGCGATGAGGAAGCGATGGTATTAGATGAAGATTTCCTAAACGCACTTGAATATGGAATGCCTCCAACAGC
The Bernardetia sp. DNA segment above includes these coding regions:
- a CDS encoding muramidase family protein, whose product is MPYCFSTFFLEKSSKIALCLFLLALVAFPTFSWASSPLDTTLVIEKDIYPKITNKQERLIEGKKYTFATINGRKGMVALSGNFLSEMARAAGIEVGDFLDWNDMKPTDAIKTGQVYYLEDKGKRAEDVATHVLLQDETLWDVSQKYAMQYKYLLKYNRLDEDDKVKVGRVLWIQTKRPKKVPVEVRDVTPIVANFEEDDTETAADPELMAEWEELKKTELAGIDDNKEDKTTSTTTITKDETKKTDSDDAPQQGSFEEFESETDKEGVVITEKTDDKKEEKTASNVVKYHTVAEAESLYDVSKKYNVVMSKLKEWNNLADYTVYTGQKLIVSQPDLSNEDKVYNGSLVTEKPEKNNTSSEKKVVVKQNTDGNFVTFIDSSGVLLPTPQEDFRPVQPTILDIKNADYHIVEKDETLWSIARKYNLSPKKLILWNGFVTGDNIDVGDKIVLKESLALPEGSRKEVEQNSGSSSTNNTNTEGNTQFKDPTLIDPAISNGVADSDNSSQSKTDASTLSREDIIQAGGNPDNVGKEGYDEIGVPIAGYDFSNNKGNKVDTMKTKVVETETKAEIYVVKPQDVLGRIAQKYSTTTKELLEWNPKLPKTGAIRVGDTLFVSPPKTTQTVTEETSTQQTATVYPVEYYGAGFHAVQPNENIYTLGDKYGIPIARLIEWNNLDKNTIDLPVGMKMIVNEGVLKMGSGGSTAQNSETQQTETVQMSYVHHVVEKGETLFSIARKYNLSTAQVREWNNRQGDLVYEGEKLIVGIK
- the lysS gene encoding lysine--tRNA ligase, with product MQPLLSEQEILRRQKREQLIQLGIEPYPAALYDYTHTAKQIKDTFPEDKPEGEENFDDYKEISIAGRLMTHRVQGSAAFADIEDSTGRLQVYFRRDDICPDEDKTMYNTVFKKLLDIGDIIGVKGYIFRTNVGEITLHATEFTVLTKSLHPLPVVRRVENEDGTVKTYDAFTNPEQRYRQRYVDMIVNPEVRDVFKKRSQLMGVMREYLNDKGYLEVETPILQPIYGGAAARPFKTHHNTLDMTLYLRIANELYLKRLIVGGYDGVYEFAKDFRNEGMSRFHNPEFTQIELYVAYKDYEWMMNLVEEMVEKVALKLHNSTEVQVGENKINFARPWKRYTMYEAIEHFTGVDISEMNEEEMRKAALQLGVEIDDTMGRGKLIDEIFGEHCEPKLIQPTFITDYPVEMSPLAKKHRDKEGLVERFEAICNGKEICNAFSELNDPIDQRKRFEEQLELGKRGDEEAMVLDEDFLNALEYGMPPTAGLGIGIDRLSMIMTNQDSIQDVLFFPQMRPKKQPKYASEQDYEELGIRSELIPIIQKLGFLTIEGLKEAIPSKLFNDMCGMRKKMKLKEVKNPTKEEVEGWLK